One Caenibius sp. WL genomic window, GCCTTTCCGCCTATCAGGCGCTGTTGCCCGCCATCGTGCGCGACCAGCTCGGCGGGGGCGAACTGACATTCGGCCTGCTGCTGGGCATGTTCGGGATCAGTTCCATTCTCAGCGCCCTGTTCGTGCGCAAGGCCATGCGTCGCTTCGGCACGGAGATGGTGATCGGCCTTGGCACGGTGTCCTTCATCGCTGCGGAGCTGTTGCAGGGGCTGAGCCACCACTTTGCATGGGCCTTGCTGGCGGCGGCTCTGGGCGGGGTCGGCTGGGTTCTGGCGCTGACCACGCTCAATGTCGCGATGCAGGTGCGATCCCCCGATGCCATTCTCGGGCGCTGTCTGGCGGTCTATCAGGCGATCACGTTCGGCGGCATGGCCATCGGCGCGTGGGTCTGGGGCGCGGTGGCCGACGCGAGCAACCTGTCGCTGTCGCTCGTACTGGGGGCCGTGTGGTTGACGGTGGCGCAGGTTCTGCTGCGTCTGTTCATGCCTATGCCGCAGCGGGGCGAAGGCGTGCCCATCGATTGAATGCGGCAGCGTTCAGGCCGGTGTTTCCAGCATCGCCCCGATGATCCGCCCCATCACCCGCCGGGTGGCGCGCAGATCCTCGTCGCTCGTTTCGCCCACCGCATGGCGCAGCATCGCGCTCACTTCCGGGATAATCGCCGCGCGAGTGGCACGCCCTTGCTCGGTCAGGCTGATCAAAGTCACGCGCCGGTCTTCCTTCGGCCTGGTGCGTTCGATCAGGCCTTTGCGATGCAGGCTGGCAACGAGGCGGCTGGTCGCGGCCGGGTCCTTATAGCTGCGTTCGACCAGTTGCGTCTGTTGCAGCGGGCTTTCCTGATGCAACAGATTGAGAATCACGAATTCGCGCGCTGTCAGCGGCAGACCCTTGGCTTCGATAATCGCATTCAGCGCGCGCACCAGCCCGTCCGCCGCCCGGCTGATCTGGAACCCGATCACGGACGGATAGACGGTGAAGGAGAACATCTCCTCGACATCGTGGGCGCGGGCGATATCCTGCCGCGAAGAAGGGGTCGACCTTGGCATGGCGCGCTATGTGGCGATCCGCGATGCCGTACGCAAGGACCGGGCGGGGCATGCCGCCATCGCTGCCTCAGGCGCTT contains:
- a CDS encoding MarR family transcriptional regulator; amino-acid sequence: MPRSTPSSRQDIARAHDVEEMFSFTVYPSVIGFQISRAADGLVRALNAIIEAKGLPLTAREFVILNLLHQESPLQQTQLVERSYKDPAATSRLVASLHRKGLIERTRPKEDRRVTLISLTEQGRATRAAIIPEVSAMLRHAVGETSDEDLRATRRVMGRIIGAMLETPA